In Colletotrichum lupini chromosome 6, complete sequence, a single window of DNA contains:
- a CDS encoding linker histone H1 and H5 family protein, protein MPPKKTEGAAAAPSKKSTHASYQDMITDAIVAGYAIGGPTSWVSCHSRLTPVTFDRATLHRLDDGPPILALPLIDSPSLLQLKDRNGSSRQSLKKYVKANNQINTVSDNMFDSLFNKALRAGVEKGVFEQPKGPSGGTKLAKKAPKPAEKKAPAKKEAKEPKEKKAAAKKETKEPKETKAAAPKKAAAKKETKEAKEPKEKKAAAPKKAAAEKKEKKPAAKKAAAAKEEKPAVLSKTKTGRVTKTEKKAPAAKKEAKEPKEKKAAAPKKAAAPKKAAPKKAAADKKEAKAEAPAATA, encoded by the exons ATGCCTCCCAAGAAGACCGAGGGCGCCGCTGCTGCCCCCAGCAAGAAGTCTACCCACGCCAGCTACCAG GACATGATCACTGATGCTATCGTTGCT GGTTACGCGATCGGAGGACCCACGAGCTGGGTCAGCTGCCATTCGCGCCTAACGCCCGTGACCTTCGATCGCGCTACCCTCCACCGCCTCGACGATGGTCCACCTATTCTTGCGTTGCCTTTAATTGACTCACCTTCCCTCCTACAGCTCAAGGACCGTAACGGATCTTCCCGCCAGTCCCTGAAGAAGTACGTCAAGGCCAACAACCAGATCAACACCGTCAGCGACAACATGTTCGACTCTCTCTTCAACAAGGCCCTCCGCGCCGGTGTTGAGAAGGGTGTCTTCGAGCAGCCCAAGG GTCCCTCCGGTGGCACCAAGCTCGCCAAGAAGGCGCCCAAGCCCGCTGAGAAGAAGGCCCCCGCAAAGAAGGAGGCCAAGGAGCctaaggagaagaaggctgcTGCGAAGAAGGAGACCAAGGAGCCCAAGGAGACGAAGGCTGCCGCTCCCAAGAAGGCCGCCGCCAAGAAGGAGACCAAGGAGGCGAAGGAGcccaaggagaagaaggccgcTGCCCCCAAGAAGGCTGCtgccgagaagaaggagaagaagcccgCCGCCAAGAAGGCTGCTGCC GCCAAGGAGGAGAAGCCCGCCGTCCTCAGCAAGACCAAGACTGGTCGCGTCACCAAGACTGAGAAGAAGGCACCGGCCGCCAAGAAGGAGGCCAAGGAGcccaaggagaagaaggccgcGGCTCCCAAGAAGGCTGCCGCCCCGAAGAAGGCAGCGCCCAAGAAGGCCGCCGCCGACAAGAAGGAGGCCAAGGCTGAGGCTCCCGCTGCCACGGCATAA
- a CDS encoding POT family protein: protein MAQNHEDTAAELHETLGERLPNKETTDLAGGYITPADPEKKFSSTADSESGPTPDGAEPNEFEKGSLRRVGENLPASAFLIAVVELTERFTYYGAQGLFQNYINNDPNGADGPKGLGMGHQAATGLNLFFQWFCYVTPILGAIIADQYLGKYKTILVFCAFYWVGLVILWTTSLPAAMANGAGIPGYIVAIIVIGLGTGGIKSNIAPLIADQYQRRVMAIKTESNGERVIIDPAITYQRIYMIFYWCINLGSLSLMATPFMEKYKGFWTAYLMCFCVFNIGIATLVLRRKTFVNRPPQGSVITDAFKALGMMIAARNMDAAKPSWRAEHGKEKPVPWNDHFVEELKRALRACKVFVFYPIFWVCYGQFSTNFVTQAGQMEGHGMPNDFMQNFDPISILIFTPILEKIVYPLLRKAGIELKPIMRITIGFWLGAICLAYAAIVQHLIYSAGPCYESPGECPEGMSGGSSLPNHVHIAVQTPAYIFIGLSEIFISVTGLEYAYTKAPPNMKSFVQSIYLFTNAFGSAISEALVSVAVDPKFLWMYTGVACSSAVVGCIFYFTFRHYDAEEDKMYELDRDQPVLNNQGVKEAEHDD, encoded by the exons GCTCCATGAGACGTTGGGTGAGCGCTTGCCCAACAAGGAGACGACTGATCTTGCGGGAGGCTACATCACGCCAGCCGACCCCGAGAAGAAGTTCTCAAGCACCGCCGACTCAGAATCGGGACCTACGCCTGATGGTGCTGAGCCCAATGAGTTTGAGAAGGGATCCTTGCGTCGTGTTGGAGAGAACCTCCCCGCTTCAGCCTTCCTCATTGCTGTTGTCGAGCTCACGGAGCGATTCACCTACTATGGTGCCCAGGGTCTCTTCCAAAACTACATCAACAATGACCCCAATGGAGCCGACGGCCCCAAGGGTCTTGGGATGGGTCACCAGGCCGCAACTGGTCTGAACCTGTTCTTCCAGTGGTTCTGCTATG TGACTCCAATTCTTGGTGCCATCATTGCTGACCAGTACTTGGGCAAGTACAAGACCATCTTGGTCTTCTGTGCCTTCTACTGGGTTGGTCTTGTCATCCTTTGGACGACTTCCTTGCCAGCGGCCATGGCCAATGGCGCTGGCATCCCCGGTTACATTGTTGCCATTATCGTTATTGGTCTCGGAACGGGAGGTATCAAGAGTAACATCGCTCCCTTGATCGCCGATCAGTACCAGCGTCGCGTTATGGCTATCAAGACGGAGTCAAACGGCGAGAGAGTCATCATCGATCCTGCCATCACATACCAGCGCATCTACATGATCTTTTATTGGTGCATCAACCTGGGTTCTCTGTCTCTCATGGCAACTCCCTTCATGGAGAAGTACAAGGGTTTCTGGACCGCCTACCTGATGTGTTTCTGCGTCTTCAACATTGGTATCGCAACATTGGTGCTTCGTCGCAAGACTTTCGTCAACCGCCCGCCGCAGGGATCCGTCATTACCGATGCGTTCAAGGCCCTTGGCATGATGATTGCAGCCCGCAACATGGATGCCGCTAAGCCATCATGGCGTGCGGAGCACGGCAAGGAGAAGCCTGTCCCCTGGAACGACCACTTCGTCGAGGAGCTCAAGCGTGCTCTGAGAGCCTGCAAGGTCTTTGTCTTCT ACCCTATCTTCTGGGTTTGTTATGGCCAGTTCTCGACCAACTTCGTCACTCAAGCTGGACAGATGGAGGGACATGGTATGCCGAACGATTTCATGCAAAACTTCGACCCCATTTCGATTCTCATCTTCACCCCGATCCTCGAGAAGATCGTCTACCCGCTCCTCCGCAAGGCTGGCATCGAGCTCAAGCCCATCATGCGTATCACCATCGGTTTCTGGCTCGGCGCCATCTGCCTGGCCTACGCAGCAATCGTGCAGCACCTCATCTACAGCGCCGGCCCCTGCTACGAGTCTCCCGGCGAGTGCCCCGAAGGAATGAGTGGAGGCTCATCGCTCCCCAACCACGTCCACATTGCTGTTCAGACGCCTGCCTATATCTTCATCGGCTTGTCCGAGATCTTCATCTCCGTCACCGGTCTCGAGTACGCTTACACCAAGGCCCCGCCCAACATGAAGTCCTTTGTCCAGAGTATCTACCTCTTCACCAACGCCTTCGGCTCTGCCATCTCCGAGGCATTGGTGTCCGTCGCAGTCGACCCCAAGTTCTTGTGGATGTACACCGGTGTTGCATGTTCATCTGCTGTTGTGGGATGCATCTTCTACTTCACCTTCCGCCACTACGATGCTGAGGAGGACAAGATGTATGAGTTGGACCGCGATCAGCCGGTTCTGAACAACCAGGGAGTCAAGGAAGCCGAACATGACGATTAA